One window of Caldisericum exile AZM16c01 genomic DNA carries:
- a CDS encoding ABC transporter permease, producing MDIEVRKEVVKKETSTYWNKVFERLKKDKLAMISLFFLILIFVFVIFGPIFYRVDPNYINLNEVLQPPSRLHLLGTDENGRDELARLMYGGRISLLISFAVTLTSGLIGAFIGIFAAYKKGFVDLTLMRINEIMMTIPEFPILVVAAKIRIVPSSILKLIIILVIFGWVGIARIVRGEALSVSEEQYVEAAKAIGVSDTGIIFKHILPNTFHVLIVWSTLRLGGVILSEAALSFFGLGVQPPAASWGNMLMNAQTYIWTAQWLVVFPGLMIFLVVLLFNFIGDGLRNAMDPKFFR from the coding sequence ATGGATATTGAGGTTAGAAAGGAAGTAGTTAAAAAGGAAACATCTACCTATTGGAATAAGGTATTTGAAAGATTAAAAAAAGACAAACTTGCGATGATTTCACTTTTCTTTCTAATTCTTATATTTGTTTTTGTAATTTTTGGTCCAATTTTCTACAGAGTTGACCCGAATTACATAAATCTAAATGAGGTTTTGCAACCGCCAAGTAGACTTCATCTGCTTGGAACAGATGAAAATGGGAGAGACGAACTTGCACGTCTCATGTATGGTGGGCGTATATCTCTTTTAATTTCTTTTGCAGTAACTTTAACTTCCGGATTAATTGGAGCATTTATTGGTATATTTGCAGCGTATAAAAAAGGTTTTGTTGATTTAACGCTTATGAGGATAAATGAAATTATGATGACAATACCAGAGTTTCCAATTCTTGTGGTTGCTGCAAAGATAAGAATAGTGCCAAGTTCTATTTTGAAGTTAATTATCATTTTAGTTATATTTGGATGGGTTGGTATTGCAAGAATTGTAAGAGGAGAAGCGTTGAGCGTATCTGAAGAACAATATGTTGAGGCTGCTAAAGCAATTGGTGTAAGCGACACAGGTATCATTTTTAAGCATATACTTCCAAATACGTTTCATGTGCTTATCGTTTGGTCTACGCTGAGATTAGGTGGTGTAATCCTCTCTGAAGCAGCACTTTCATTTTTTGGGCTTGGTGTCCAACCCCCTGCTGCAAGTTGGGGAAATATGCTCATGAATGCTCAGACTTATATTTGGACTGCCCAGTGGCTTGTTGTATTCCCTGGATTGATGATTTTTTTGGTAGTATTACTCTTTAACTTTATAGGAGATGGATTGAGAAACGCAATGGATCCAAAATTTTTCAGATGA
- a CDS encoding TIM barrel protein, which yields MRIGFSTIGFLLNGEKFELNSSFVDEVEFVYDFDEISIPKVSVPISIHSPYFYTNLASLSKAHNEFSVKEISKALDFGLKTVVHEGSLTTRFNGYVSQAINIMKSSFEYLTERYKNIIVENTTGSLFSSFDDFVSFFSDFEVEFCFDVSHYFLKYGIFNKPIILKEKYLEKISKVHISDTVEGKDLHLPLGKGKVNFALVKDFIKDLRGDVSIIIESIPREGDVLKFYMEEVEKFREIINE from the coding sequence ATGAGAATAGGATTTTCAACTATTGGATTTCTATTAAACGGAGAAAAATTTGAGTTAAACTCTTCTTTTGTAGATGAAGTGGAATTTGTATATGACTTTGATGAAATTTCCATTCCAAAGGTAAGCGTTCCTATTTCGATTCATTCACCATATTTTTATACAAATCTTGCAAGCCTTTCAAAAGCGCACAATGAGTTTAGCGTGAAGGAAATTTCAAAGGCACTTGATTTTGGCTTAAAAACGGTTGTTCATGAGGGAAGTTTAACTACACGGTTTAACGGATATGTAAGTCAAGCGATAAATATTATGAAAAGTTCCTTTGAATACCTTACAGAGCGATACAAAAACATCATTGTTGAAAACACAACAGGGTCTCTTTTTTCGAGTTTTGACGATTTTGTTTCTTTTTTCTCAGATTTTGAAGTTGAGTTTTGTTTTGATGTCTCACACTACTTTTTGAAATACGGGATTTTTAATAAGCCAATTATTTTAAAAGAAAAATACTTAGAAAAAATTAGTAAAGTGCATATAAGCGATACAGTCGAAGGTAAAGACCTTCATCTGCCACTTGGTAAAGGCAAGGTTAATTTTGCCCTTGTAAAAGATTTTATAAAGGATCTTCGAGGTGATGTTTCTATAATTATTGAAAGCATTCCGAGGGAAGGAGATGTTTTGAAATTCTACATGGAAGAGGTTGAAAAATTTAGGGAGATAATCAATGAATGA
- a CDS encoding glycoside hydrolase family 3 N-terminal domain-containing protein, whose product MNDIGKIFLFGFEESVISLERLKFFKSVGAKNFILFKRNIERLEENIDILKNEFDNPIISVDGEGGIVRRISEFDDFMFSNMNIGSSFDPLYAKETYFKMGKILFDKGINMNLAPVVDVYLSDGNTIGIRSFGSFEDAVSEFSINAIEGLHASNVYAVAKHFIGYGGVKIDPHKTIPTFTLDYPYFERALKPFREVKDIADFIMTAHIIIPFLDNVPVTFSKNAISVLREFYTGPIMTDDLEMGGAFVFPPHEIPLKALLAGNDMLSVCSSFELQKLMVNEVEKAHLNLDPHIERIENIRKFEDSKVSEIPLREERYITLYKDIDFVGTENFKLIVLFSLSEHFKGEHVFNYSPDIGDEEKQRILDTLSSDDYVVITVYNAFDQENVVKFVKSIKNKVKKLCVILLGDPFDREYFLFSDCIILTYSPLPRIVDYALKVVKGEYEALGRLPV is encoded by the coding sequence ATGAATGATATAGGAAAGATTTTTCTGTTTGGTTTTGAAGAATCCGTCATATCCTTAGAAAGGTTGAAATTCTTTAAGAGTGTTGGCGCAAAGAATTTTATTCTCTTTAAAAGGAATATCGAAAGACTGGAAGAAAATATTGATATTCTCAAAAACGAGTTTGACAATCCAATTATTTCTGTTGATGGTGAAGGTGGTATTGTAAGGAGAATAAGTGAATTTGATGATTTTATGTTTTCAAATATGAACATAGGTTCCTCTTTTGATCCTCTTTACGCAAAGGAAACCTATTTTAAAATGGGGAAAATTCTATTTGATAAAGGCATAAACATGAACCTTGCGCCTGTTGTTGATGTGTATCTATCAGATGGAAATACAATCGGTATAAGGAGTTTTGGAAGTTTTGAAGATGCAGTTTCTGAATTTTCAATAAATGCGATAGAAGGCTTGCATGCATCAAATGTGTATGCAGTTGCAAAACACTTCATAGGTTATGGCGGTGTAAAAATTGACCCGCATAAGACAATCCCTACATTTACACTTGACTATCCTTACTTCGAAAGGGCACTAAAACCTTTCAGGGAAGTTAAAGATATCGCTGACTTTATAATGACTGCGCATATCATTATCCCTTTTCTTGATAATGTGCCTGTTACATTTTCAAAGAATGCCATTTCTGTTTTGCGGGAGTTTTACACTGGCCCAATTATGACAGATGACCTTGAAATGGGAGGTGCGTTTGTTTTTCCACCACACGAAATTCCCTTAAAGGCCCTTCTTGCAGGAAATGATATGCTTTCTGTTTGTTCTTCTTTTGAATTGCAGAAACTCATGGTAAACGAAGTTGAAAAGGCACATTTAAATCTTGACCCACATATTGAAAGGATTGAAAACATTAGAAAATTTGAAGATTCAAAGGTAAGTGAGATTCCATTAAGGGAAGAGCGCTATATCACGCTTTATAAAGATATTGACTTTGTTGGAACCGAAAATTTCAAATTAATTGTCCTTTTTAGTTTGAGTGAACATTTTAAAGGAGAGCATGTGTTTAATTACTCTCCGGATATAGGTGATGAGGAAAAACAAAGGATATTAGATACTTTATCTTCAGATGATTATGTAGTGATAACAGTCTATAATGCCTTTGACCAAGAAAATGTAGTTAAGTTTGTTAAGAGTATAAAGAATAAAGTAAAAAAACTTTGTGTGATTTTGTTGGGTGATCCTTTTGATAGAGAATATTTCTTATTTTCTGACTGCATAATTCTCACTTATTCTCCACTCCCAAGAATAGTTGATTATGCTTTGAAAGTAGTTAAAGGAGAATATGAAGCATTGGGGAGGCTTCCTGTATGA
- a CDS encoding serine hydrolase domain-containing protein: MKLEKVIDDALENKIATGIAVSIVDRKNRIFEITKGHTEEEGEDITKATLFDLASLTKVVFTTPYILKLVEDGLLSINDPVSLYVNGFPENITLKNLLTHTGGLKPWLPLFSDDLNIDNSKPYEVKQITKEEAIDKIIKFGIDASPNVKVEYSDLGFILLGFIIETITKKDLKECAREFFDEISMFSTTFGPVQGDVASTEIVQGKHLKGIVHDENARALGGISGHAGLFSNLNDLERYALFILNSGSIDEKRILTEDSIVLMKETATTDLKPERTIGFIKGKYLSTAPDFASVESIGHTGFTGTSIYFDFKRSIAIIILTNRVYYGRENNKHMHLRRIIGNLIYKEIL, encoded by the coding sequence ATGAAGTTAGAAAAGGTAATTGATGATGCATTAGAAAATAAAATTGCAACAGGTATAGCGGTTTCCATAGTAGATAGAAAAAATAGGATTTTTGAAATTACAAAAGGACACACAGAAGAAGAAGGAGAAGATATAACTAAAGCAACACTCTTTGACCTTGCATCTTTAACTAAAGTTGTCTTTACGACTCCCTATATCCTAAAATTGGTAGAGGATGGTTTGCTTTCGATAAATGACCCTGTGAGTTTGTATGTAAATGGTTTTCCTGAAAACATAACTTTGAAGAACCTTTTAACGCATACTGGTGGTTTAAAACCGTGGCTTCCTTTATTTTCAGACGACCTGAATATTGATAACAGTAAGCCTTACGAGGTTAAACAAATTACAAAGGAAGAGGCGATAGACAAGATAATAAAGTTTGGTATAGATGCTTCTCCAAATGTGAAAGTTGAATATAGTGATCTTGGTTTTATTCTTCTGGGATTTATAATTGAGACTATAACCAAAAAAGATTTAAAAGAGTGTGCAAGAGAATTTTTTGATGAAATCTCTATGTTTAGCACAACCTTTGGACCTGTTCAAGGCGATGTTGCTTCAACTGAGATAGTTCAAGGAAAACACCTTAAAGGGATTGTCCACGATGAAAACGCAAGAGCACTTGGTGGTATAAGTGGCCATGCAGGGCTTTTTTCCAATTTAAACGACCTTGAAAGGTATGCGCTATTTATTCTTAACAGTGGGAGTATCGATGAAAAAAGGATACTAACAGAAGATTCCATAGTGCTTATGAAAGAAACTGCAACTACGGATTTAAAACCTGAAAGGACCATCGGATTTATAAAGGGAAAGTATTTAAGCACTGCACCTGATTTTGCATCAGTAGAATCAATTGGGCACACTGGTTTTACTGGAACATCTATTTACTTCGATTTTAAGCGTAGTATTGCAATTATCATCTTAACCAACAGAGTTTATTATGGAAGGGAAAATAATAAACACATGCATCTTAGAAGAATCATTGGCAACCTCATTTATAAGGAGATACTATGA
- a CDS encoding anhydro-N-acetylmuramic acid kinase produces MKALGIMSGTSLDGITIALIEADPNAENLNILHYKTYPYSDEVKNRIKEVSEHGVVDEVSNLNYELGVIFSHAVSRFLTDFGIDFNEIFVIGLHGQTIYHNSGISTLQIGEPSFIAIRNHIDVVSNFRSKDIVLGGTGAPLIPYFDFLYFRKFSPVALVNLGGISNITFVPDNDPSHVIAFDMGPCNMVLDKSAQVLFGVDFDKDGAFAMQGKINDEMLDYLKNNEYILKKPPKSAGRSEFGDKFFGDILEKFGKINKFDFIATLNMFVAYSIAYSIKNFINSRFNLLVLSGGGAKNKTLVENIKRLLNDFEVKHSDNFGIPSEAKEAVAFGVYAIRSKLKLKSHLPQTTGSKSDYIMGSLTYGE; encoded by the coding sequence ATGAAGGCACTTGGAATAATGAGTGGAACATCTCTTGATGGAATTACAATTGCACTTATTGAAGCAGATCCTAACGCAGAAAATTTGAATATTTTACACTACAAAACTTATCCGTATAGTGATGAGGTAAAAAATCGTATAAAGGAAGTCTCTGAGCACGGGGTTGTAGATGAAGTTTCTAATTTGAATTACGAACTTGGTGTTATTTTTTCTCACGCAGTTTCGAGATTTTTAACTGATTTCGGCATTGATTTCAATGAAATTTTTGTTATAGGTCTTCACGGACAGACAATATATCATAATAGTGGCATTTCAACACTCCAAATCGGTGAGCCATCTTTTATTGCAATAAGAAATCACATTGATGTTGTATCAAATTTTAGGTCAAAGGATATTGTGCTTGGAGGAACTGGAGCACCACTTATTCCTTACTTTGATTTCCTTTATTTCCGAAAGTTTTCTCCAGTTGCTTTGGTAAATTTAGGTGGAATTTCAAATATTACATTTGTCCCCGATAATGATCCTTCACATGTGATTGCCTTTGATATGGGACCTTGCAATATGGTGCTTGATAAATCTGCACAAGTTTTGTTTGGTGTCGATTTTGATAAAGATGGTGCATTTGCTATGCAAGGAAAAATAAATGATGAAATGCTTGATTATTTGAAAAATAACGAATATATTTTGAAAAAACCTCCAAAGAGTGCAGGGCGAAGTGAGTTTGGAGACAAGTTTTTTGGCGATATTCTTGAGAAATTTGGTAAAATTAATAAGTTTGACTTTATTGCAACGCTTAATATGTTTGTTGCATATTCCATTGCGTATTCAATAAAAAATTTTATCAACTCACGGTTTAATCTTCTGGTTCTTTCTGGTGGTGGAGCGAAAAACAAAACCCTTGTGGAAAATATAAAAAGATTACTAAATGATTTTGAGGTGAAACATTCCGATAACTTTGGAATACCGAGTGAAGCAAAAGAGGCAGTTGCATTTGGAGTCTATGCGATAAGAAGTAAGTTAAAACTCAAATCGCACCTTCCTCAAACAACAGGAAGTAAAAGCGATTACATAATGGGGAGTTTAACATATGGAGAATGA
- a CDS encoding SIS domain-containing protein yields MENEYFMLKEIREVLDVIDKYKSRKDFDEIKEKILEFNPASIIIASRGTSDNAAVFGKYVLESIFKIPVSFASFSLYLWYRSFPFLKNVLGVGISQSGETVDVVKVIETFNREGSLTLGITNESDSTLAKISKISFLLEAGKEHSVAATKTYSSTLLFFLGLANNLNGISDFDSIKESVNNVIEKSNDIQKLVTRYRFAESFIILGRGFNYPNALEFALKLRETCLVNAVGYSTVDFLHGPIASLTPETPVILLMPHDETFESNLEVLKTLISYNADVLVVSDFQDLPSNVFHFYIKEGKTLEYPVYIASFLQLFSFYLSIEKKLNPDKPEKLRKVTYGI; encoded by the coding sequence ATGGAGAATGAATATTTTATGCTTAAAGAAATACGAGAAGTATTAGATGTAATTGATAAATACAAAAGTCGTAAAGATTTTGATGAAATAAAAGAAAAGATTTTGGAATTTAATCCAGCATCAATAATAATTGCCTCACGGGGGACTTCTGATAATGCAGCAGTTTTTGGTAAATATGTTCTTGAATCTATCTTTAAAATTCCTGTTTCCTTTGCATCATTTTCGTTATACCTTTGGTATAGAAGTTTTCCATTTTTAAAAAATGTCCTTGGCGTAGGGATAAGTCAATCAGGAGAGACAGTTGATGTTGTAAAAGTGATTGAAACTTTTAATAGAGAAGGAAGTCTTACACTTGGGATAACAAATGAAAGCGATTCGACTTTAGCAAAGATTTCAAAGATAAGTTTTCTTCTTGAGGCAGGCAAGGAACACAGTGTTGCTGCAACAAAGACTTACTCTTCAACTCTTTTGTTTTTTCTCGGCCTTGCAAATAATTTAAATGGCATTTCCGATTTTGATAGCATAAAGGAATCTGTGAATAATGTTATTGAGAAATCCAATGACATACAAAAACTTGTCACACGTTATAGATTTGCAGAAAGTTTCATAATTCTTGGAAGAGGTTTTAATTATCCAAATGCGCTTGAATTTGCATTGAAACTAAGAGAAACTTGTCTTGTAAATGCTGTAGGGTATTCTACGGTTGATTTTTTGCATGGGCCTATTGCTTCATTAACTCCTGAGACTCCTGTGATACTCTTAATGCCACATGATGAGACATTTGAATCAAACTTAGAAGTCCTTAAAACTCTTATTTCTTACAATGCAGATGTTCTTGTTGTATCTGATTTTCAAGATTTACCTTCAAACGTGTTCCATTTTTATATAAAGGAAGGAAAGACCCTTGAATATCCTGTTTATATTGCTTCTTTTTTGCAGTTGTTCTCGTTCTACCTTTCCATTGAAAAAAAATTAAATCCAGATAAACCTGAAAAATTAAGGAAGGTGACATATGGAATATAA
- the nagA gene encoding N-acetylglucosamine-6-phosphate deacetylase produces MEYKDVRIFKVSRMYTPNYLEGEFYIKVVNGTISEITKKRPDGNFIDLSQFIVMPGFVDVHIHGFEGFDVSESGMDAVIEMSRRLPKTGVVAFLPTFVSIPFEDLKKKLESIKLDYKGFYAVPLGVHVEGAFINPKKKGAMDNRFFISGDTEKAKEIIQFKNVKMLTVAPEVEGALEVINFLVKNEISVSIGHSDATFEEVLEAYLNGANSITHLFNAMAPFNHREPSVIGGALYFDFYLQIIADTHHTSPYVLKLLKPYSDRVVLITDAIEATNLREGVYKLGSFEVFVKDGTARLSDGTLAGSILTMDKGFKNLVMYGDFSIEQAVRAASLNPLKSIHNFSFGEIKVNKLANFVCVDNGFNVRKTIINGEIVYEE; encoded by the coding sequence ATGGAATATAAAGATGTAAGAATTTTTAAAGTCTCAAGAATGTATACGCCAAATTATCTTGAAGGGGAATTTTATATTAAGGTAGTTAACGGCACAATTTCTGAAATTACCAAAAAAAGACCTGATGGAAATTTTATTGATTTGTCCCAATTTATTGTTATGCCTGGCTTTGTTGATGTTCATATTCATGGTTTTGAAGGTTTTGATGTTTCAGAAAGTGGAATGGATGCAGTCATAGAAATGTCAAGGAGGCTTCCAAAAACTGGCGTTGTTGCTTTCCTACCAACATTTGTAAGTATTCCGTTTGAGGATTTAAAGAAGAAACTTGAAAGCATAAAGTTGGATTACAAAGGCTTTTACGCAGTGCCACTTGGCGTGCATGTGGAAGGTGCTTTTATTAACCCAAAGAAAAAAGGTGCAATGGATAATAGGTTTTTCATAAGTGGAGATACTGAAAAGGCAAAAGAAATAATTCAATTCAAAAATGTGAAGATGTTGACTGTTGCACCAGAAGTTGAAGGCGCATTGGAAGTTATAAATTTTCTTGTTAAAAACGAGATAAGTGTATCAATTGGGCATAGTGATGCAACATTTGAAGAAGTTTTAGAAGCATACCTTAACGGTGCTAATTCAATTACTCACCTTTTCAATGCAATGGCGCCGTTTAACCACAGAGAGCCTTCAGTCATAGGGGGTGCACTTTATTTTGATTTTTATCTTCAGATAATTGCTGACACTCACCACACATCTCCTTATGTTCTCAAACTTCTTAAACCATATTCTGACAGAGTCGTTTTGATTACAGATGCAATTGAAGCAACTAATCTTAGGGAAGGAGTTTATAAATTGGGCAGTTTTGAAGTATTTGTAAAGGATGGCACTGCAAGACTTTCAGATGGCACCCTTGCAGGTTCTATTTTAACAATGGATAAGGGCTTTAAAAATCTTGTTATGTATGGGGATTTTTCTATCGAACAGGCTGTTAGAGCCGCATCATTAAACCCTCTTAAAAGCATTCATAACTTTTCCTTTGGCGAAATAAAAGTTAATAAACTTGCAAATTTTGTTTGTGTGGATAACGGATTTAACGTGAGGAAAACAATTATAAATGGTGAAATTGTTTATGAAGAGTAA
- a CDS encoding carotenoid biosynthesis protein, protein MKSKTSEDRFATLIKFLILFLLPLVYENIGMNFGGPLGVRYHYAEFFRPKVFGLPMLVWIFWVIFIFTGYGLTNCIIKNILREKYLQFISKKLNILFAVVLDGFIVTTFDLFIDPVAVRFGLWSWENVNNGYFGVPFGNFIGWFVIVSTTTLLLRFVDKFYSSKLDNRLINLSPYVYILLLSVFFISSVVFYSIELALSSLLFSSVIVAFSLYLFSKSNFDKL, encoded by the coding sequence ATGAAGAGTAAAACTTCAGAAGATAGATTTGCAACCCTTATTAAGTTTTTGATTTTATTTCTTTTGCCTCTGGTATACGAAAATATAGGTATGAATTTTGGAGGTCCGCTTGGAGTTCGCTATCACTATGCAGAATTTTTCCGTCCTAAAGTTTTTGGTTTGCCAATGCTTGTTTGGATATTTTGGGTAATTTTTATTTTCACCGGTTATGGTCTTACAAACTGTATCATTAAAAATATATTGAGGGAAAAATATTTGCAATTCATTTCAAAAAAATTAAACATACTTTTTGCAGTTGTTTTAGATGGTTTTATAGTTACAACCTTTGACCTTTTTATAGACCCAGTTGCTGTTAGATTCGGACTGTGGAGTTGGGAAAATGTAAATAATGGATATTTTGGGGTTCCTTTCGGGAATTTTATAGGCTGGTTTGTAATTGTCTCAACAACAACGCTTCTCTTAAGATTTGTTGACAAATTTTATTCTTCAAAATTAGATAATAGATTAATAAATCTTTCACCTTATGTTTACATTTTATTGTTATCGGTCTTTTTTATTTCATCGGTTGTGTTTTATAGTATTGAGTTAGCGCTTTCGAGTTTGCTATTTTCCTCGGTTATTGTTGCTTTTTCCTTATATCTTTTTTCTAAATCTAATTTTGATAAATTATAA
- a CDS encoding oxygen-binding di-iron domain-containing protein: MKIALFENETHKVYKFTGFEDSDEVETNQFLIVDGDDALLYEPGGSRINSLLFSEIASVVPPQKIRYIVLSHQDPDVGASLNFWAVSTEAKIVLSELWARFIPHFLSKSLVAGRVIEVKDSGMRLKLSNSEIVLLPAHFLHSEGNFQIYDPVSLILFSGDFGASFGADYEVVENFSEHLKFMEPFHKRYMPSSFAIKSWVNMVRQLDVNQIVPQHGPRYVGKDMVNNFLNWAENLKPTLEENPDWYKLP, encoded by the coding sequence GTGAAAATTGCTCTTTTCGAAAATGAAACACACAAAGTCTACAAGTTTACAGGTTTTGAAGATTCTGACGAGGTTGAGACAAACCAATTTTTGATTGTTGATGGAGATGATGCGCTTCTATACGAGCCGGGTGGTTCAAGGATAAATTCACTTCTTTTCTCGGAAATTGCATCTGTTGTGCCACCACAAAAAATTAGATACATAGTTTTATCCCATCAGGATCCTGATGTAGGTGCATCGCTTAATTTTTGGGCTGTTTCAACAGAGGCAAAGATTGTTCTCTCTGAATTATGGGCAAGATTTATACCTCACTTTCTCTCAAAGTCTCTTGTAGCAGGAAGGGTAATTGAAGTAAAAGATTCTGGAATGCGTCTTAAACTCTCAAATTCTGAAATTGTGCTTTTGCCTGCACATTTCTTACATTCGGAGGGAAATTTCCAAATTTATGATCCAGTTTCTTTAATACTCTTTTCAGGTGATTTTGGTGCTTCATTTGGCGCAGATTATGAAGTCGTAGAGAATTTTTCAGAACACCTCAAATTTATGGAGCCTTTCCATAAACGTTATATGCCCTCGTCTTTTGCAATTAAATCGTGGGTGAATATGGTGCGACAACTTGATGTTAATCAAATTGTTCCTCAACATGGCCCAAGATATGTAGGGAAAGATATGGTAAACAACTTTTTAAATTGGGCAGAAAATTTGAAACCAACGCTTGAGGAAAATCCAGATTGGTATAAACTTCCATAA
- a CDS encoding SufB/SufD family protein yields MSVNVVNEYKQIIDTLEKNGYDASKYFDKKVASIIISGNRVIGLNNVQGVKLTPTQIENGVKVDMEIEEGVILPIPIHVCTGYVEKKGLQNIIFNIRIRKNAKVKFTAHCVFPQAEEFTHNAISNVIVEEGAVMEYTDEHFHSDLGTISLKTITNAKVEKGGIYKNSFTLTKTRVGKLYVEMNLDLGEQAAGELVSKVKGSKTDVIEIKETLNLNGAHARGIAKSTVVALDETKANIINVAYGNAPYSYGHVECNEITKGDKVDVKTEPILKVVNDLSELTHEASIGRVNKRQLETLMAKGLNEEEATELIIKGILQ; encoded by the coding sequence ATGAGTGTAAATGTTGTTAATGAATACAAACAAATCATCGACACTCTTGAAAAAAATGGGTACGATGCTTCGAAATATTTTGACAAAAAAGTTGCATCAATCATCATTAGTGGGAATAGAGTTATCGGATTGAATAATGTGCAAGGCGTAAAACTTACACCAACTCAAATAGAAAATGGTGTTAAAGTGGATATGGAAATTGAAGAAGGCGTGATACTGCCAATTCCAATACATGTATGCACTGGCTATGTGGAGAAAAAGGGACTGCAAAATATCATCTTTAATATTCGTATAAGAAAGAATGCGAAAGTGAAATTCACCGCACATTGCGTGTTTCCTCAGGCCGAAGAATTCACTCATAATGCAATCTCAAATGTCATTGTTGAAGAAGGCGCTGTGATGGAATATACAGATGAACACTTTCATTCAGATCTTGGAACGATAAGCCTTAAGACAATTACAAATGCAAAGGTTGAAAAAGGTGGGATTTATAAGAATAGTTTTACACTTACAAAAACTCGGGTAGGAAAACTATATGTAGAAATGAATCTTGATCTTGGAGAACAAGCCGCAGGAGAACTTGTATCAAAGGTAAAAGGAAGCAAAACCGATGTGATTGAAATTAAAGAAACTTTAAACCTCAATGGTGCTCATGCAAGGGGAATTGCAAAATCAACGGTTGTTGCACTTGATGAAACAAAGGCAAATATAATAAATGTAGCCTATGGGAATGCTCCATATTCGTATGGACACGTAGAGTGTAACGAAATTACAAAAGGCGATAAAGTCGATGTGAAAACCGAACCAATCCTTAAAGTTGTAAACGACCTTTCGGAACTTACTCACGAAGCATCCATAGGAAGAGTAAACAAAAGACAACTTGAAACCTTAATGGCAAAAGGCTTAAATGAGGAAGAAGCAACAGAACTTATTATAAAAGGTATATTACAATAG
- a CDS encoding ATP-binding cassette domain-containing protein: protein MLKLENISYIADNKLILRDISMEFEEGKKYAILGVNGAGKSTLGYIIMGLEDYKPTSGRIFLDNEDITSLSIYERSKRGITLVFQEPPRFEGISISAYLTLGGKLKVERKEIENILATVGLNPKLYIARKVNGSLSGGERKRVELASILVLKPRYAILDEPDSGIDIMSLEMVNNVLSYIASYGGTPIIITHREEMATNVDYAYHICNGIVLHKGDALSVIEEYKKECGICNHPNAPERNEQLTKGGVAK from the coding sequence ATGCTAAAACTTGAAAACATAAGTTACATTGCGGACAATAAGTTAATCCTGAGAGACATTTCCATGGAGTTTGAAGAAGGAAAAAAATACGCAATTCTTGGTGTAAACGGTGCTGGGAAAAGCACACTTGGATACATCATAATGGGACTTGAGGATTACAAACCAACCTCGGGAAGAATTTTCCTTGATAACGAAGATATAACAAGTCTATCAATTTATGAGCGCTCTAAAAGGGGCATAACACTTGTCTTCCAAGAGCCACCGAGATTTGAAGGAATTAGTATTAGCGCGTATTTAACTCTTGGAGGAAAACTAAAAGTTGAAAGAAAAGAAATTGAAAATATTCTTGCAACAGTAGGTTTAAATCCAAAATTATACATAGCAAGAAAAGTTAATGGAAGCCTTAGTGGCGGTGAAAGAAAAAGGGTTGAACTTGCATCTATTTTAGTTTTAAAACCAAGATACGCAATCCTTGACGAGCCAGATTCAGGAATTGACATTATGAGTCTTGAAATGGTAAATAACGTACTTAGTTATATTGCTTCATACGGCGGAACACCTATTATAATTACCCACAGAGAAGAAATGGCAACAAATGTTGATTATGCCTACCACATATGTAATGGCATAGTCCTTCATAAGGGAGATGCTTTATCAGTAATTGAGGAATACAAAAAAGAGTGTGGCATATGCAACCATCCGAATGCACCTGAAAGAAATGAACAATTAACAAAAGGGGGGGTAGCAAAATGA